The Virgibacillus dokdonensis genome includes a window with the following:
- the rseP gene encoding RIP metalloprotease RseP — MNTVIAFILMFGLLVFIHEWGHLIFAKRAGMLAREFAIGFGPKVFAFTRNETVYTIRLLPIGGYVRVAGEDPEIIDLKPGHHVGLEFNEFGKVNKIIVNHKTKHPNARIIEIEEADLDHALQIKGYEVGEEEKLVFDVDPKAFFVMDERETQIAPYDRQFASKTVTQRAMQLFAGPMMNFVLAIFIFLILGIIQGVPVEEAQMGEVIADSPAAEAGIKEGDEIIQIEKDSISTWEEFHTIVRSSPSEELNVTVLRDGEEIALTVVPNEAEGVEGEESFGQIGVYQAFEKSILGTIPYGISQTYETSKLILTNLGMLITGQLSIDALSGPVGIYDATDQIVQTGFTNFLLWTAMLSINLGIVNLVPLPALDGGRLLFVGIEAIRGKPVSPEKEGLFHFIGFALLMLLMIVVTWNDIQRLFL; from the coding sequence TTGAATACAGTCATTGCGTTTATTCTAATGTTTGGTCTCCTTGTATTCATTCATGAATGGGGGCATTTAATTTTTGCTAAACGAGCTGGCATGTTAGCGCGTGAGTTTGCCATTGGTTTTGGCCCAAAAGTGTTTGCATTTACAAGGAACGAAACTGTTTATACCATCCGGCTCCTTCCAATTGGTGGCTACGTGCGAGTTGCCGGAGAAGACCCAGAGATCATTGATTTAAAACCTGGTCATCATGTAGGGTTAGAATTTAATGAGTTTGGAAAAGTAAATAAAATTATTGTAAATCACAAAACCAAACATCCAAATGCCCGTATTATTGAAATTGAAGAAGCGGATTTAGATCATGCATTGCAAATAAAAGGATATGAAGTCGGTGAAGAGGAAAAACTTGTTTTTGATGTTGACCCGAAAGCTTTCTTCGTTATGGACGAAAGAGAAACACAAATTGCTCCTTATGATAGGCAGTTCGCTTCCAAAACAGTAACACAGCGAGCCATGCAATTATTTGCAGGGCCAATGATGAACTTTGTGTTGGCTATTTTTATCTTCTTAATCCTTGGGATTATCCAAGGTGTGCCTGTAGAAGAAGCACAAATGGGAGAAGTTATAGCTGATAGCCCGGCAGCTGAAGCAGGTATAAAAGAGGGGGATGAAATAATCCAAATTGAGAAAGACTCTATTTCTACCTGGGAAGAATTTCACACGATCGTAAGAAGTAGCCCGAGTGAAGAGCTCAATGTGACCGTGTTGCGCGATGGAGAAGAAATTGCTTTAACGGTAGTTCCAAATGAAGCAGAAGGTGTTGAAGGGGAAGAATCATTTGGCCAAATTGGTGTATATCAAGCGTTTGAAAAATCAATTTTAGGTACTATTCCATATGGCATTTCACAGACGTATGAAACATCGAAGCTCATTTTAACAAACTTAGGGATGTTAATTACGGGACAATTGTCCATTGATGCTTTATCAGGACCAGTCGGAATATATGATGCCACAGACCAAATTGTACAAACTGGTTTTACAAACTTCCTGTTATGGACGGCCATGTTAAGTATTAACTTGGGGATTGTCAATCTTGTCCCACTTCCAGCATTGGATGGAGGAAGATTGTTGTTTGTTGGGATTGAAGCGATACGTGGAAAACCGGTTTCTCCAGAAAAAGAAGGTTTGTTCCACTTTATAGGTTTCGCACTGCTCATGTTACTCATGATTGTTGTGACATGGAACGATATTCAACGTTTATTTCTTTAA
- a CDS encoding phosphatidate cytidylyltransferase, producing MKQRIITAIIALIIFVPFVIIGGLPFEILVYAMATIGFLELLRMGNIAKYSIPSILGIGLLWVLLQAEHMDAIPFMWLTKSEILMLIVLLLLSYTVLVKNKFTFDHAGVVLISAIYVGMGFYYLLLARGGEGGGGLATILYIFLLIWSTDTGAYFVGRAFGKHKLWPKISPNKTIEGALGGILLAIIVSIIFQIVHPIGDSLVGMIGVAIIASVFGQIGDLVESAFKRHFGVKDSGNVLPGHGGILDRFDSLLFVLPILHLVGFFN from the coding sequence ATGAAGCAACGGATTATTACAGCCATCATTGCATTAATCATATTTGTTCCCTTTGTTATCATTGGTGGCCTTCCATTTGAGATTTTAGTGTATGCAATGGCAACAATTGGTTTTTTAGAATTATTAAGGATGGGGAATATAGCTAAATACTCCATCCCCTCCATTTTAGGTATTGGGCTGTTATGGGTACTTTTGCAGGCAGAACATATGGATGCTATCCCGTTTATGTGGCTGACGAAATCAGAAATTTTAATGCTTATTGTCCTGTTACTATTGTCCTATACTGTATTAGTTAAAAATAAATTTACCTTTGACCATGCGGGCGTTGTTCTTATTTCAGCGATTTATGTCGGGATGGGGTTCTATTATTTGCTTTTAGCTAGGGGGGGAGAAGGTGGAGGCGGATTAGCAACGATCCTCTACATATTTCTTCTTATTTGGTCCACAGATACAGGAGCCTATTTTGTAGGGCGAGCTTTTGGGAAGCATAAACTATGGCCTAAAATCAGCCCAAATAAGACAATAGAAGGTGCTTTAGGCGGTATTTTGTTAGCGATTATTGTAAGTATTATCTTTCAAATTGTTCATCCTATTGGAGATAGCTTAGTTGGCATGATTGGGGTAGCAATTATTGCATCTGTATTTGGACAAATTGGCGATTTGGTTGAATCTGCGTTCAAACGTCACTTTGGGGTGAAAGATTCAGGAAATGTACTTCCAGGTCATGGCGGTATTCTAGATCGCTTTGACAGCTTATTATTTGTTTTACCAATATTACATCTTGTTGGTTTTTTTAATTAA
- a CDS encoding isoprenyl transferase, which produces MSIRLPFTKKKTKEIEPLKNTENIPNHVAIIMDGNGRWAKKRSLPRIAGHKEGVDSVVKTVRAAHKSNVNILTLYAFSTENWKRPQKEIDFLMKLPKEFLHIHLPELMERNVRIQTIGEFEALPEHTKEAVQYAMDKTKNNDGLLLNFALNYGSRYEIIQAMKHVVTDVQNEKLHLEAISEEVFDKYLYTKELSDPDLLIRTSGEQRLSNFLLWQLAYTEFWFTEVLWPDFDEAVFKQAIEEYQQRQRRYGGI; this is translated from the coding sequence ATGTCAATTAGACTTCCCTTTACAAAAAAGAAAACAAAAGAAATAGAACCATTAAAGAATACAGAGAATATCCCAAACCATGTTGCAATTATTATGGACGGAAATGGAAGATGGGCTAAAAAAAGGTCATTACCACGTATTGCGGGTCATAAAGAAGGGGTGGACTCCGTAGTAAAGACCGTTCGTGCAGCGCATAAGAGTAATGTTAACATTTTAACTTTATATGCATTTTCAACAGAAAATTGGAAACGACCGCAAAAAGAAATTGACTTTTTAATGAAGCTTCCTAAGGAATTTTTACATATTCACTTACCTGAATTAATGGAAAGAAATGTTCGAATTCAAACCATTGGGGAATTTGAAGCTTTACCAGAGCATACAAAAGAAGCGGTTCAGTATGCGATGGATAAAACAAAGAATAATGATGGATTATTATTAAATTTTGCTTTAAACTATGGTAGTAGGTATGAAATTATACAAGCAATGAAACACGTAGTGACAGATGTGCAAAATGAAAAGCTTCATCTGGAAGCTATAAGCGAAGAAGTCTTCGATAAATATTTATATACAAAAGAACTTAGCGATCCAGATTTACTAATACGAACAAGTGGCGAGCAACGGTTAAGTAATTTTTTATTATGGCAACTTGCTTACACTGAATTTTGGTTTACAGAAGTTCTTTGGCCTGATTTTGATGAAGCAGTATTTAAACAAGCAATTGAAGAATATCAGCAACGCCAGCGTCGTTATGGCGGTATTTAA